GGGATGTGCTATACGGTATAGAGGTATTTGTTCATCCCGATTATCGGGGACTTCGTTTGGCAAGACGAATGTACGACTACCGGAAGGAGCTTTGCGAAACGCTGAACCTGAAGGCGATTATGTTTGGCGGCAGGATTCCCAATTACCATAAGTATGCCCGGAAAATGCGTCCGAAAGAGTATATCCACAAGGTGAGCAAGAAGGAGATCTACGACCCTGTGCTGACCTTTCAGCTGTCGAACGATTTCCATGTCTGCAAGGTGATGACCAACTATCTGCCCGATGATGAGGAGTCCAGACAGTACGCCTGTCTTCTGCAATGGGATAATATTTACTATCAGCCGCCCAGCCGCGAATTTGTTCGTCAGAAGACAACTGCAAGGGTAGGATTGGTTCAATGGCAGATGAGGTCGTACAACTCGGTGGATGATGTCTTTGAGCAGGTGGAGTTCTTCGTGGATGCCGTATCCGACTATAAATGCGATTTCGTACTGTTTCCGGAATATTTTAATGCCCCGTTGATGGCTAAGTATAATCATCTGGGAGAATCTCAGGCCATCCGTGAACTGGCGAACTTCACGGATGAAATCCGCGAACGCTTTCTCGGTCTTGCCATCAGCTACAACATCAACATAATAACCGGAAGCATGCCTTTGCTTCGCGGCAACGATTTGTTTAATGTCGGATTTCTTTGCAGGCGGGATGGCACATTCGAAACTTATGAAAGGATACATGTAACCCCCGATGAAACCAGGTGTTGGGGCTTATCAGGTGGAAACAGCATACAGACATTTGAAACGGATTGTGCCAAGATAGGCATATTGATTAGTTACGATGTGGAGTACCCGGAACTTACACGGCTCATGGCCGACCAAGGGATGCAGATTCTTTTTGTTCCTTTCCTGACGGATACGCAGAACGGCTATTCGCGGGTAAGAATCTGCGCACAGGCACGCGCCATTGAGAACGAGTGTTATGTGGTGATAGCCGGAAGTGTGGGAAATTTGCCGAGGGTGCACAACATGGATATACAATATGCGCAGTCGGCTGTATTTGCTCCGAGTGATTTCGCTTTCCCAACCGATGGGAAATGTGCGGAAGCGACACCAAACACCGAAATGATTCTTGTTTCGGATGTGGATTTGGACTTATTGAATGAACTGCATACGTATGGAAGTGTGCGGAATCTCAAAAACAGAAGAGATGATCTGTATGAACTTCGGTTAAAGAAGTAATCTTTTACCTCGACAAAGAATTCTTTCCATCAGGATGTGTACACCCTGATGGAAAGCGCTTTCCTTGGTAATAAAAAATAAAATCAAGACGATAGAATGCAGAATCTTTTCCTCCCTTTTTTAGAAAATAAGCTTTCATGAATAGGACAGAAAAGAGTTGTTACTAACCCTGCAACAACACATCTTCGAGAGCTATTTACTACCCGTTTACTTTCTTATAATCGTCCAGAAACTGAGCCAATCCGCTATCGGTCAACGGATGCTTAAGCAAGCCTTTAATGGCAGGCAGAGGGCAGGTAGCCACGTCGGCGCCAACTTCAATGCACTGAATAATATGTTGTGTGTGCCTGATAGAGGCGGCTAGTACTTGTGTCTTAAAACCATATACGGCGTACATCTCCACAATCTTTCGCACCACTTCGATGCCGTCACTACTGATGTCGTCCAAGCGGCCAACGAAAGGAGAAACATAGGTGGCGCCGGCTTTTGCTGCAAGCAAGGCTTGTCCCGGAGAGAAGATCAGGGTGCAGTTTGTACGGATGCCTTTTCCGCTGAAATATTTAATGGCTTTAATGCCATCGGCAATGCAGGGGACTTTTACAACAATATGGGGATGGAGGGCTGCGAGCTCTTCGCCTTCCTTAATCATTCCCTCAAAATCCGTGGCAATCACCTCCGCACTTACATCGCCGTCAACAATATTGCAGATGTCTACGTAATGTTTTCGCTGATTATCAACCCCTTTAATACCCTCTTTTGCCATTAAAGATGGATTTGTTGTAACTCCGTCCAAAACTCCCAGATCATGTGCTTCCCGGATTTGCTCCAAGTTGGCTGTGTCAATAAAGAATTTCATAATACTTTTGTTTTATCATGTTAACTAGAAAGTGTAACAAATTTATAAAACAATATTAAGAAGAGCAAGGATTTTATGCTTTAATAATCAATTATTTAAAATGAGAGTTGGATTAATAAATTCCGGTAGCAAAATGTCGCCTTTTATAAAAAAATATCAAGTACAATAACAACCTTCAATTGGATGTCTAGTAAGGTTTCTAAGCACAAAAATCCCAATCGGGTTCAGGAAGCTAAGCGAATGAAGCCGATAACTGAAACGGGAAACAATGTACCTAAAATTGCAGGATAGAGCAAAATCTATGAAAAATATAGCAGATAAATGCCAAAAACAGGCTTTTTCTTTCGATTAATCATATATAAATCTTTTATAAAAGTTTCTATCTACCTATTTTTTTGTAAATTTGCACTTTATTTTTCAGAAGATTAGATAAACACATAAAATATGAGTAAGAGATTTACTGAATATTCTCAGTTTGACCTCTCGCAGGTAAACAAAGATGTACTTAAAAAATGGGATGAAAATGGTGTTTTCGCCAAAAGTATGACAGAACGTGATGGCTGTCCTTCGTTTGTGTTCTTTGAAGGACCCCCCTCGGCTAATGGTATGCCGGGTATTCACCATGTGATGGCTCGTTCTATTAAGGATATTTTCTGCCGCTACAAAACCATGAAAGGTT
The Bacteroides sedimenti genome window above contains:
- a CDS encoding bifunctional GNAT family N-acetyltransferase/carbon-nitrogen hydrolase family protein, whose product is MESIPKITSLKIRPLQLNDYSQLAQSFTRAYGGDEFWSYNQIKKLVRIFPEGQIVAVADGKIVGCALAIIVDYDKVKVDHTYANVTGQYTFDTHNPEGDVLYGIEVFVHPDYRGLRLARRMYDYRKELCETLNLKAIMFGGRIPNYHKYARKMRPKEYIHKVSKKEIYDPVLTFQLSNDFHVCKVMTNYLPDDEESRQYACLLQWDNIYYQPPSREFVRQKTTARVGLVQWQMRSYNSVDDVFEQVEFFVDAVSDYKCDFVLFPEYFNAPLMAKYNHLGESQAIRELANFTDEIRERFLGLAISYNINIITGSMPLLRGNDLFNVGFLCRRDGTFETYERIHVTPDETRCWGLSGGNSIQTFETDCAKIGILISYDVEYPELTRLMADQGMQILFVPFLTDTQNGYSRVRICAQARAIENECYVVIAGSVGNLPRVHNMDIQYAQSAVFAPSDFAFPTDGKCAEATPNTEMILVSDVDLDLLNELHTYGSVRNLKNRRDDLYELRLKK
- the fsa gene encoding fructose-6-phosphate aldolase, with the protein product MKFFIDTANLEQIREAHDLGVLDGVTTNPSLMAKEGIKGVDNQRKHYVDICNIVDGDVSAEVIATDFEGMIKEGEELAALHPHIVVKVPCIADGIKAIKYFSGKGIRTNCTLIFSPGQALLAAKAGATYVSPFVGRLDDISSDGIEVVRKIVEMYAVYGFKTQVLAASIRHTQHIIQCIEVGADVATCPLPAIKGLLKHPLTDSGLAQFLDDYKKVNG